Part of the Sphingorhabdus pulchriflava genome is shown below.
GCGGGATACGGAATTTTGCCTGCCATGGATAACCGGGCGTTAACCAATCCCGATTAGCTTTGCACTCCTAACCAGGTGTAACTTGCAGGTCGCAATTCGGGAGTTCGCAATGTCGGATATGGAAAAGTCGCTTTCGGCTGAGTTTGACACGATCGTCAAAGCCTTTGATTTCGATGGCCAGATGGCCACGAAATGCCGGGAATTGCTCGCTGTTGTCGACGACGAAATGGACGATTTCTCCGCCTATTATTGGGAATATTGGACCAATTTCAGCACAACCGAACAGTTGCGCAACCCGGACTATGTGGCGCAGATGGTCAAGTCGACCGCAAGCTACATCCGCGAGCGCATGCGCGACATCAAAGGCACAACGTGGCGCGAATATCTGAAAGCGCAGATCATCGCAGCCTGCAAGGACCGTGTACCTCTTGGCCACCTGCTTGCTGCATCAACCCGCGCCAGCCTTCGTTATTTTGACATTTTCGATGCCAGAATTGGCGCCGATGACCCATCGCGCGACCGGCTGATGAAAACAGTGCACGATTTCACAGCGGTGGAACTGGCCGTGACTTCTGCTTGCTATGTACATTATCAAAAAATCGTCCAGCGCGAACAGAAAGAGGGCTACACCGCGCAGTTCGAAAGCGACATCGGCTCAAGTACTGCTGAAATTTCAGAGCAAGCGAATATCCTGCGCCAGCAGGCCGCAGCCAGCACTGCAGTTGCTCAAGGCATGCTCAGCAAAGCTTCGGAGGTCGCCACAGCGTCGGAGCAGTCAGCTGTGGCGATGCGCGAAGCGGCGCAGACCGCTGCAGGCCTGATCCGCGCCATTGAAGACACCCGCTCCGAAGTCGAAACCGCAGCCGAAGTGGCTAATCGCGCAACCGAGCGCGCTCAGGAAGCTGTCGAGGCAACCGATACATTGTCGGAACAGTCCAAATCCATCGAGTCCATTCTCGGCCTGATTCGTGACATCGCTGGTCAGACAAATCTGCTCGCATTGAACGCAACGATCGAAGCTGCCCGTGCCGGCGATGCCGGACGGGGATTCGCCGTCGTCGCGCAAGAGGTAAAAAGCCTCGCTAACCAGACCGCACAGGCAACGGACGAAATTGCCGAAAAAATCACCGCTATCCAGAATGCAACCAAAGCCTCTGTCGAATCAAACGTGTCGATAAAATCCGCAGTTGAAGATGTGCACCATTCGGCAGAGCGTATCCGCCATGCAATGGAAGAGCAGGCCCAGACTGTCACGATGATTACGGCTTCGGTTGACGAAACCGCACTTGCAGCCGACCTGATGTCGAACACCATTGCTGCAATCCGTGCCGACACCGAAAATGTCGTTTCAGAAATTTCCCAGCTTGAAAGCGGCTTTGGCGATGTCGATGGCAAGATTTCCGCACTTCAGGCAAATGCCGGAAAGTTTGCGGCCAATCTGATCCGCTAAACACTAACTCGATAAGCAAGGTTGAATTTCGGTTCCCGCTGT
Proteins encoded:
- a CDS encoding methyl-accepting chemotaxis protein, with the translated sequence MEKSLSAEFDTIVKAFDFDGQMATKCRELLAVVDDEMDDFSAYYWEYWTNFSTTEQLRNPDYVAQMVKSTASYIRERMRDIKGTTWREYLKAQIIAACKDRVPLGHLLAASTRASLRYFDIFDARIGADDPSRDRLMKTVHDFTAVELAVTSACYVHYQKIVQREQKEGYTAQFESDIGSSTAEISEQANILRQQAAASTAVAQGMLSKASEVATASEQSAVAMREAAQTAAGLIRAIEDTRSEVETAAEVANRATERAQEAVEATDTLSEQSKSIESILGLIRDIAGQTNLLALNATIEAARAGDAGRGFAVVAQEVKSLANQTAQATDEIAEKITAIQNATKASVESNVSIKSAVEDVHHSAERIRHAMEEQAQTVTMITASVDETALAADLMSNTIAAIRADTENVVSEISQLESGFGDVDGKISALQANAGKFAANLIR